The following proteins are encoded in a genomic region of uncultured Vibrio sp.:
- a CDS encoding FMN-dependent NADH-azoreductase yields the protein MSRVLALKSSILGDHSQSNKLVEEFIKNVDQDKLTVRDLAANPLPVLDLTVATALRSAGDLSQEQQQVVNLSDALIEEVKAADTLVIAAPMYNFTIPTQLKNWIDLIARAGVTFKYTENGVQGLFENKKAIVVTTRGGIHKDTPTDNITPYLRTVLGFVGIADVEFVYAEALNMGEDAATKGITEAQSQLATLA from the coding sequence ATGTCTCGCGTACTAGCTCTAAAATCAAGCATCCTTGGCGACCACTCACAATCAAATAAATTGGTTGAAGAATTCATCAAGAATGTAGATCAAGACAAACTTACTGTTCGTGATCTAGCTGCGAACCCACTGCCAGTGCTCGATCTGACGGTAGCGACAGCACTGCGCTCGGCAGGTGACCTTTCTCAAGAGCAACAGCAAGTTGTTAACTTGTCAGACGCACTTATCGAAGAAGTGAAAGCAGCGGATACTCTAGTGATTGCAGCGCCAATGTATAACTTTACTATTCCAACTCAGCTTAAAAACTGGATTGACTTGATTGCTCGTGCAGGTGTGACATTTAAGTACACTGAAAATGGCGTTCAAGGTCTGTTTGAAAATAAAAAAGCAATTGTGGTAACAACGCGTGGCGGTATCCATAAAGACACACCGACAGACAACATCACACCTTACCTACGTACCGTATTGGGCTTTGTTGGTATTGCTGATGTGGAATTTGTTTACGCTGAAGCTCTAAACATGGGTGAAGATGCGGCAACAAAAGGCATCACCGAAGCTCAGAGCCAACTAGCAACGCTAGCGTAA
- the hrpA gene encoding ATP-dependent RNA helicase HrpA → MTSSQPTKKTAAEAQSASEKGAKKVQAPHAQVNNAASLRKALNQCMMRDRFRLSKRISGASKIKKDASRNAVFDEIALDIAKSMMEVEQRGSYQPKIEYPAILPVSQKKDDIAKAIEENQVIIIAGETGSGKTTQIPKICAELGRGKFGLIGHTQPRRLAARSVANRIAEEMETKLGEFVGYKVRFNDQISENTQIKLMTDGILLAEIQHDRFLNQYDTIIIDEAHERSLNIDFILGYLKELLPRRPDLKVIITSATIDPERFSKHFNDAPIIEVSGRTYPVETRYRPLSGDEDNDRDQLEGIFEAVDELCDEGLGDILIFMNGEREIRDTADALSKRNLKSTEIVPLYARLSAGEQNKIFQPHTGRRIVLATNVAETSLTVPGIKYVIDPGTARISRYSYRTKVQRLPIEPVSQASANQRKGRCGRVEEGICIRLYSEEDFESRPEFTDPEILRTNLASVILQMTALGLGDIQAFPFVEAPDKRNIQDGVRLLEELGAINAEVKDPKKRLTPTGRQLARLPIDPRLARMVLEAPKYGALKEVMVIAAALSIQDPRERPSDKQQSSDDKHRRFFHEESDFLTFVNVWDYLQKQQKALTGNQFRKQCKQDYLNYLRVREWQDVYFQIHQSMREMEFKLNDEPASYHGVHSAILVGLLSHIGMKDQEKNEYQGARNARFHIFPASGLFKKQPKWIMSAELVETSKLWGRIIAKIQPEWIEPLAKHLIKRSYSEPHWSKKRAAVMAYEKVMLYGVPIVPKRLVNYGTIDGTVSREIFIRSALVEGEWETKHAFFKQNRKLLQEVEELEHKSRRRDILVDDDELFDFYDQRVGTEVVSGKHFDSWWKKASTENTELLNFEKEMLFKGDASHVTDLDYPNFWHQNGLKLKLSYQFEPGDDSDGVTVHLPLPILNQVEQAGFDWQIPGLRHELIVSLIKSLPKTIRKNFVPAPNYADAFLARVTPMEAPLLDSLEKELRRMTGVEVLREDWNMDQVQEHLKVTFRAVDHRNRKLKENKDLHELKESLKEKVQETLSKVADDDIEQQGLHTWSFGELPKVYQQKRGGYEVKAYPALVDTKDSVEIKLYETEYEQISAMRAGQRRLILLNVPSPIKYLHANLPNKSKLGLYFNPYGKVLDLIDDCIACGVDKLIEEQGGLVWEPEQFEALKEHVRAELGDTVVEIAKQVETILTTAFNINKKLKGKIDFTMAFALSDIKAQIEGLIFKGFATECGWKRLPDILRYMRAIERRMEKLPIDPNKDRLHMLKIESVTNDYKELLNKIPKGMAIPENVKEVRWMLEELRVSYFAQQLGTPYPVSDKRVKNAIDAC, encoded by the coding sequence TTGACTTCGTCACAGCCTACAAAAAAGACCGCCGCTGAAGCGCAATCTGCATCAGAAAAGGGCGCAAAGAAAGTTCAAGCGCCTCATGCTCAAGTGAACAATGCCGCTTCTCTACGCAAAGCGCTTAATCAGTGCATGATGCGTGACCGTTTTCGTTTAAGTAAACGTATTTCTGGCGCAAGTAAAATTAAGAAAGACGCGTCGCGTAATGCCGTGTTTGATGAAATCGCGTTAGACATCGCAAAATCAATGATGGAAGTCGAGCAACGCGGTAGTTACCAGCCAAAAATCGAATATCCAGCCATCCTTCCGGTTAGTCAGAAAAAAGACGATATCGCAAAGGCGATCGAAGAAAACCAAGTGATTATAATCGCGGGTGAAACGGGCTCAGGTAAAACCACCCAGATACCAAAAATTTGTGCAGAGCTTGGCCGTGGCAAATTTGGCCTGATTGGTCATACCCAGCCTCGTCGTCTTGCTGCACGTTCCGTCGCAAACCGCATCGCGGAAGAAATGGAAACCAAGCTCGGTGAATTTGTTGGTTATAAAGTTCGATTTAACGATCAAATCTCAGAGAACACGCAGATTAAATTGATGACGGACGGTATTTTGCTGGCTGAGATTCAGCATGACCGTTTCTTGAATCAATACGACACCATCATTATCGATGAAGCGCACGAGCGTAGCCTGAACATCGATTTTATTTTGGGCTATCTGAAAGAACTTCTGCCACGCCGTCCTGATTTAAAAGTCATCATTACCTCGGCAACCATCGATCCGGAACGTTTTTCAAAACACTTCAACGATGCTCCAATTATTGAGGTTTCTGGTCGCACATACCCAGTAGAAACCCGTTACCGTCCGTTAAGTGGCGATGAAGATAACGATCGTGATCAATTAGAAGGTATCTTCGAAGCGGTCGATGAACTGTGTGATGAAGGCTTGGGCGATATTCTGATCTTCATGAACGGTGAACGTGAAATCCGTGATACTGCGGATGCGCTGTCTAAGCGTAATTTGAAGAGTACTGAAATCGTACCGCTTTATGCGCGTTTGTCAGCTGGTGAGCAGAACAAGATATTTCAACCACATACAGGTCGCCGAATCGTACTGGCAACCAACGTCGCAGAAACGTCATTAACTGTACCGGGTATCAAGTATGTGATTGATCCGGGTACGGCACGTATCAGTCGATACAGCTACCGCACTAAGGTACAGCGTCTTCCAATTGAGCCAGTTTCTCAGGCAAGTGCGAACCAGCGTAAAGGTCGCTGTGGTCGTGTGGAAGAGGGGATTTGTATTCGCCTCTACTCAGAAGAAGATTTTGAATCACGTCCAGAGTTTACCGATCCAGAGATTCTGCGTACGAACCTCGCGTCGGTAATCCTGCAGATGACGGCCCTTGGCTTGGGCGATATTCAGGCATTCCCATTTGTGGAAGCACCAGACAAACGCAACATTCAAGATGGCGTGCGCCTGTTAGAAGAGTTGGGGGCGATCAATGCAGAGGTGAAAGATCCGAAGAAACGCCTGACACCAACCGGACGCCAACTGGCGCGCCTACCAATCGACCCACGCCTTGCACGTATGGTGTTGGAAGCGCCAAAGTACGGGGCGCTAAAAGAAGTAATGGTCATTGCTGCTGCTTTGTCTATCCAAGACCCGAGAGAGCGTCCGTCGGACAAACAGCAATCTTCCGATGATAAGCACCGTCGCTTTTTCCATGAAGAGTCAGACTTCCTGACGTTTGTAAACGTGTGGGATTACCTACAGAAGCAACAAAAAGCGCTGACGGGTAACCAATTCCGTAAGCAGTGTAAGCAAGATTACCTCAACTACTTGCGTGTTCGCGAATGGCAAGACGTTTATTTCCAAATTCACCAATCCATGCGTGAAATGGAATTTAAGCTCAATGACGAGCCGGCTTCATATCATGGTGTGCACAGCGCAATTCTGGTTGGCTTGTTATCTCACATTGGTATGAAAGATCAGGAGAAGAATGAGTATCAAGGTGCGCGTAATGCCCGTTTCCATATCTTCCCGGCTTCTGGCTTATTTAAGAAGCAGCCTAAATGGATCATGTCAGCGGAATTGGTCGAAACCTCAAAACTTTGGGGTCGTATCATTGCGAAAATTCAGCCTGAATGGATTGAGCCATTAGCCAAGCACTTGATCAAACGCAGCTACAGCGAACCTCATTGGTCGAAGAAACGGGCTGCTGTTATGGCCTACGAAAAAGTCATGCTTTACGGAGTGCCAATCGTCCCTAAACGTCTGGTGAATTATGGCACCATTGATGGAACGGTCAGTCGTGAAATCTTCATTCGCAGTGCCTTAGTTGAAGGTGAGTGGGAAACCAAGCACGCGTTCTTTAAGCAAAACCGTAAACTCTTGCAGGAAGTCGAAGAGCTAGAACATAAATCTCGTCGCCGCGACATTTTAGTTGACGACGATGAGCTATTTGATTTCTACGACCAACGTGTCGGTACCGAAGTGGTGTCTGGTAAACACTTTGATTCCTGGTGGAAAAAAGCGTCAACAGAAAACACTGAACTGCTCAACTTTGAAAAGGAAATGCTATTCAAGGGCGATGCGAGTCATGTTACCGACTTAGATTACCCGAACTTCTGGCACCAAAATGGTTTAAAACTCAAGCTTAGCTACCAGTTTGAGCCGGGTGATGATAGTGACGGTGTAACGGTTCATCTGCCGCTACCCATTCTTAATCAGGTGGAACAAGCTGGTTTTGACTGGCAGATCCCAGGTTTACGCCATGAACTGATTGTCAGCCTGATTAAGTCGCTGCCGAAAACCATCCGTAAAAACTTTGTGCCTGCACCGAACTATGCAGATGCCTTCTTGGCTCGTGTTACGCCAATGGAAGCGCCGCTTCTTGACTCGCTTGAGAAAGAGTTACGCCGTATGACCGGTGTAGAAGTACTGCGCGAAGACTGGAACATGGACCAGGTACAGGAGCATTTAAAAGTCACGTTCCGTGCAGTTGATCACCGAAATCGCAAGTTGAAGGAAAACAAAGACCTTCATGAACTGAAAGAAAGCCTGAAAGAAAAAGTCCAGGAAACACTTTCAAAAGTCGCTGACGATGACATCGAGCAACAAGGTTTGCACACATGGAGCTTTGGTGAGTTGCCAAAAGTGTACCAACAAAAACGTGGCGGTTATGAGGTTAAAGCATACCCAGCTCTAGTTGATACCAAAGACAGTGTTGAAATCAAACTGTATGAAACAGAATACGAGCAAATATCGGCGATGCGTGCTGGTCAGCGTCGATTAATCTTGTTAAATGTCCCGTCGCCTATTAAATACTTGCACGCTAACTTGCCGAACAAATCGAAGCTAGGTTTGTACTTTAACCCGTACGGCAAAGTACTGGACCTGATTGATGACTGTATTGCTTGTGGTGTCGATAAGCTTATCGAAGAGCAGGGTGGTTTGGTTTGGGAACCAGAGCAGTTTGAAGCGTTGAAAGAACACGTTCGTGCTGAACTTGGTGATACCGTAGTAGAAATCGCTAAACAAGTAGAAACCATCTTGACCACTGCCTTTAATATCAATAAGAAGTTGAAAGGTAAGATCGACTTTACGATGGCATTTGCCCTGTCAGACATCAAAGCTCAAATCGAGGGCTTGATATTCAAAGGCTTTGCAACTGAATGTGGCTGGAAGCGCCTACCGGATATTCTTCGTTATATGCGAGCAATTGAACGCCGCATGGAGAAGTTGCCGATTGATCCGAATAAAGATCGCCTGCACATGTTAAAAATCGAGTCAGTAACAAATGATTACAAGGAGTTACTGAATAAGATTCCAAAAGGCATGGCTATTCCAGAAAACGTAAAAGAAGTGCGTTGGATGCTAGAAGAGCTGCGAGTGAGTTACTTTGCTCAACAGTTAGGCACACCGTATCCGGTTTCTGATAAACGAGTCAAAAACGCAATTGATGCGTGTTAG
- a CDS encoding outer membrane beta-barrel protein has protein sequence MKKTLLAVALLGASSAAMADSWIYGGASVGQSDYKGETDTSYSVHVGTGILPIIGVEAGVTQHGEFNVDGHDTKLTSYYAALKPSIDFGPLHIYAKGGIHQWDKEVKGGSDDDDLDLMYGVGAEYFIFGPLSVGASYMNYTADKDDIGTFSVNASLHFL, from the coding sequence ATGAAAAAAACTCTATTAGCAGTGGCACTACTTGGCGCATCTTCTGCGGCAATGGCAGATTCTTGGATCTACGGTGGCGCATCAGTAGGTCAGTCTGATTACAAAGGCGAGACTGATACATCATACTCAGTACACGTAGGTACTGGTATTCTTCCAATTATCGGTGTTGAAGCTGGTGTAACTCAACACGGTGAATTTAACGTTGATGGTCACGATACAAAACTTACCTCTTACTACGCAGCGCTCAAGCCAAGCATTGATTTTGGTCCTCTGCACATTTACGCAAAAGGCGGCATCCACCAGTGGGATAAAGAAGTGAAAGGCGGCAGCGATGATGACGACTTGGATCTAATGTACGGTGTTGGTGCTGAATACTTCATCTTTGGTCCACTTTCTGTGGGTGCAAGCTACATGAACTACACAGCAGATAAAGACGATATCGGCACGTTCTCAGTGAATGCTTCATTGCATTTCCTATAA
- a CDS encoding outer membrane beta-barrel protein, producing the protein MKTKLSLLALALCSTSAFADSWLYAGGQIGQSDIEGESDTTYGVHVGTGILPLIGIEAGYFNHGKVDLSVDGTKGDGDFSSLYLAVKPSIDFGPFHIYAKGGINAFNVDYKGSLSAIDKDDGVSYMYGVGAEYFLLDNMSVGASYQAFGVDIDGDSDSLSSFTGNVTFHFL; encoded by the coding sequence ATGAAAACAAAACTCTCGTTATTGGCTTTGGCGTTGTGCTCAACGTCGGCGTTTGCTGATTCATGGCTTTATGCTGGTGGTCAAATAGGTCAATCTGACATTGAAGGCGAAAGTGATACAACCTACGGTGTGCATGTTGGTACGGGAATTCTGCCATTAATTGGTATTGAGGCCGGCTATTTTAACCATGGTAAAGTCGATCTGTCTGTGGATGGCACAAAAGGTGACGGTGACTTCTCTTCTCTCTATTTGGCAGTTAAGCCAAGCATTGATTTTGGGCCTTTCCATATCTATGCCAAGGGAGGCATAAACGCCTTTAACGTTGACTATAAAGGTTCATTAAGTGCTATCGATAAAGATGATGGCGTCTCTTACATGTATGGCGTAGGAGCAGAGTACTTCTTATTAGATAACATGTCTGTTGGTGCGAGTTACCAGGCTTTTGGAGTTGATATCGATGGCGACAGCGATTCTCTTAGCAGCTTTACTGGCAACGTCACATTCCACTTCTTATAA
- a CDS encoding BCCT family transporter, whose translation MDKASFKKYSIETTDYQVGQDNVQRWGFDVHNPVFGISAGLIVLCLVALLLVDPNTARDALNGVKNGIIEQFDAFFMWSANFFVLFAVVLLLSPLGKIRLGGKDATPDHSRVSWLSMLFAAGMGIGLLFWSVAEPTAYFTDWWGMPLNAEPYSEEARSLAMAATMFHWGVHGWGIYALVALALAFFAFNKGLPLSLRSAFYPIFGDRAWGWLGHVIDILAVLSTLFGLATSLGLGAQQATSGINHVFGFDGAIGTQMIVIAFVTFIAVLSVIRGIDGGVKVLSNVNMVVAFALLIFITFISFDTAFTSIVDTTKAYIEYIIPLSNPHGREDETWMQGWTVFYWAWWVSWSPFVGMFIARVSKGRTVREFICAVIIVPTVVTLIWMAIFGGIALDQVVNKVGELGTNGLTDISLTLFHVYDQLPYSSVISILSIGLILVFFVTSSDSGSLVIDSITAGGKIDAPVPQRIFWACIEGSIAAVMLWVGGKEALQALQSGVVATGLPFTLVLLVMCVSLVKGLRTELPAYK comes from the coding sequence ATGGATAAAGCTTCATTTAAAAAATATAGTATCGAGACTACAGATTATCAGGTAGGACAGGATAACGTACAGAGGTGGGGATTTGATGTTCACAACCCTGTATTCGGAATCAGCGCCGGTCTTATCGTTTTATGTCTTGTTGCACTTCTTTTAGTTGACCCAAATACCGCTCGTGACGCTTTAAACGGTGTTAAAAATGGAATCATCGAGCAATTTGATGCGTTTTTCATGTGGTCAGCCAACTTCTTCGTATTATTCGCCGTTGTCTTGTTGTTGTCTCCTCTGGGTAAAATTCGTCTAGGCGGTAAGGACGCAACCCCCGATCATTCAAGAGTGTCTTGGTTATCCATGCTTTTTGCTGCAGGTATGGGTATTGGACTTCTGTTCTGGAGTGTTGCTGAACCAACCGCTTACTTCACTGACTGGTGGGGAATGCCGTTAAACGCAGAACCATACTCTGAAGAGGCGAGATCCTTGGCGATGGCTGCGACCATGTTTCACTGGGGTGTTCATGGCTGGGGCATCTATGCACTTGTCGCACTTGCGCTTGCCTTCTTTGCTTTTAACAAAGGGTTGCCTCTGTCACTACGTTCTGCTTTTTACCCAATCTTTGGTGACCGCGCATGGGGTTGGTTAGGGCATGTTATTGATATCCTAGCAGTACTCTCGACTCTGTTTGGTTTGGCGACGTCGTTAGGTTTGGGTGCACAGCAAGCGACGAGTGGTATCAACCATGTGTTTGGTTTCGACGGCGCTATCGGTACACAAATGATTGTGATCGCCTTTGTAACTTTCATTGCAGTACTTTCGGTGATTCGTGGTATCGATGGTGGCGTGAAGGTACTAAGTAATGTCAACATGGTGGTTGCTTTTGCCCTGCTTATTTTCATTACCTTCATCAGCTTTGATACGGCATTTACGTCGATTGTTGATACGACTAAAGCGTATATTGAGTACATCATTCCTCTAAGTAATCCACACGGTCGTGAGGATGAAACTTGGATGCAAGGTTGGACAGTATTCTACTGGGCTTGGTGGGTTTCTTGGTCACCATTTGTCGGTATGTTCATCGCACGCGTATCTAAAGGTCGTACGGTACGAGAGTTTATTTGTGCGGTTATCATCGTTCCGACAGTGGTAACACTCATCTGGATGGCGATTTTTGGTGGTATTGCACTTGATCAAGTCGTGAATAAAGTTGGTGAACTGGGTACGAACGGTCTTACCGATATTTCTCTGACGCTATTCCACGTGTATGACCAACTGCCGTACAGCTCAGTGATCTCGATTCTGTCTATCGGGCTGATTCTGGTCTTCTTTGTTACGTCGTCGGATTCAGGCTCTCTGGTTATCGATAGTATTACAGCCGGCGGTAAAATTGATGCGCCAGTGCCTCAACGAATTTTCTGGGCATGTATTGAGGGTTCAATCGCAGCCGTTATGCTTTGGGTCGGTGGTAAAGAAGCCTTGCAAGCATTGCAGTCAGGCGTGGTAGCAACTGGATTGCCGTTTACATTAGTTCTACTGGTAATGTGTGTCAGCCTGGTTAAAGGTTTAAGAACTGAGCTACCAGCATACAAATAG
- a CDS encoding ATP-binding protein has product MPISKLILIRGLPGSGKTTLAKQLANDLDAKHFEADMYFETKSGEYHFNPQQLPQAHEWCFRQARKWLNQGKSVIVSNTFVRHWEMERYLDFCKKKGIEVEVRVCEGNYQSIHNVPLATIEKMRHQWQD; this is encoded by the coding sequence ATGCCCATCTCCAAACTCATACTTATTCGCGGGTTACCCGGCTCTGGAAAAACGACGCTGGCTAAGCAGTTAGCGAATGATCTCGATGCGAAACATTTTGAAGCCGATATGTACTTTGAGACGAAGAGTGGGGAATACCATTTCAATCCACAGCAACTTCCTCAAGCGCATGAATGGTGCTTCCGTCAAGCTCGAAAATGGTTAAACCAAGGGAAAAGCGTCATAGTAAGTAATACCTTCGTTCGCCATTGGGAGATGGAGCGCTACCTAGATTTCTGTAAAAAGAAGGGGATTGAAGTTGAAGTAAGAGTTTGTGAAGGAAATTATCAGAGCATTCACAATGTGCCATTAGCAACCATAGAAAAGATGCGTCACCAGTGGCAGGATTAA
- a CDS encoding DNA ligase, with translation MPIKITLIALAVIASTHVQAEPAFSPLVCLAETYQEGIDVSEYWYSEKLDGIRAYWTGQHLVTRNGNRIYAPHWFTESLPEYPLDGELWAGRGNFHLVQQTVLDKKPVDNAWQKIDFMLFDMPYSAGDYRKRYYNIQSLVFELDEPHIKYVEHMIIQDEKHLFNQLDKISLSNGEGVMLRKVSSRYQAGRGSDLLKLKHYADTEAQVIGHKPGTGRLLGMMGALLVRMPDGTEFYIGSGFTDELRRNPPDLGSTITFRYNGFTHTGKPKFARFLRERSQE, from the coding sequence ATGCCCATAAAAATAACATTGATCGCTCTCGCCGTTATAGCATCCACTCACGTTCAAGCCGAGCCAGCTTTTTCTCCTTTAGTCTGTCTTGCAGAAACCTATCAAGAAGGGATTGATGTGTCGGAATACTGGTACAGTGAAAAACTGGATGGTATTCGCGCTTACTGGACTGGGCAACACCTTGTAACACGTAATGGAAACCGTATTTATGCACCGCATTGGTTTACTGAATCATTACCAGAGTACCCTTTGGATGGTGAACTCTGGGCGGGGCGGGGGAACTTTCACCTGGTTCAGCAAACGGTTCTGGATAAAAAGCCTGTCGACAATGCGTGGCAAAAAATTGATTTTATGTTGTTCGATATGCCTTACTCTGCGGGCGATTACCGAAAGCGCTATTACAATATCCAAAGTTTAGTGTTTGAACTGGATGAGCCTCACATCAAATATGTGGAACACATGATCATTCAAGATGAAAAGCACTTGTTCAACCAACTGGATAAAATATCACTGTCGAACGGGGAAGGTGTCATGTTGCGTAAGGTGTCGAGCCGTTACCAGGCAGGACGTGGTAGTGATTTACTCAAGCTAAAACATTATGCAGATACCGAAGCTCAGGTGATTGGCCACAAGCCAGGAACGGGCAGACTGTTAGGAATGATGGGCGCTTTATTGGTTCGTATGCCTGACGGTACAGAGTTTTATATTGGCAGTGGGTTTACCGATGAGTTGCGTCGAAATCCACCAGACCTTGGTTCCACCATCACGTTCAGATACAACGGATTTACTCATACTGGAAAACCCAAGTTTGCCCGGTTTTTACGTGAGCGTTCGCAAGAGTAG
- a CDS encoding MATE family efflux transporter, producing the protein MQHYKEEASSLIKLATPVLIASVAQTGMGFVDTVMAGGVSATDMAAVSVASSIWLPSILFGIGLLMALVPVVAQLNGSGRRVKIPFEIQQGIAMALFVSIPIIVVLLQTQLILGFMDIEALMAEKTIGYIYAVILAVPAFLLFQALRSFTDGMSLTKPAMVIGFIGLLLNIPLNWIFVYGKFGAPELGGVGCGVATTIVYWIMFALLLFYVMTSERLKNINIFAEFHPPQLKAQIRLFKLGFPVAAALFFEVTLFAVVALLVSPLGPIIVAAHQVAINFSTLVFMLPMSVGAAVSIRVGHKLGEESVAGARVASRVGIMVGTAMTVVTAFLTVVFREFVAELYTSNQEVIKLAMQLLLLAAIYQFTDAIQVIAAGALRGYKDMRAIFNRTFVAYWIFGLPMGYILGRTNWIVEPMGAQGFWIGFIIGLSTAALLLGVRLRWMHHQKPEVQLNFSVQ; encoded by the coding sequence GTGCAGCACTATAAAGAAGAAGCGTCGAGTCTTATTAAGTTGGCTACCCCAGTATTGATCGCTTCCGTCGCTCAAACTGGCATGGGTTTTGTCGATACTGTAATGGCAGGTGGCGTTAGCGCTACTGACATGGCAGCCGTGTCTGTGGCTTCAAGTATTTGGCTACCATCGATTTTATTTGGTATTGGCTTGTTAATGGCGTTGGTACCTGTTGTTGCACAGCTTAACGGCTCTGGTCGTCGGGTAAAAATACCTTTCGAGATCCAGCAAGGCATCGCCATGGCGCTATTCGTTAGCATCCCTATTATTGTGGTGCTATTGCAGACTCAACTGATTCTTGGGTTCATGGACATAGAAGCGCTCATGGCGGAGAAAACCATCGGCTATATCTACGCGGTAATCTTAGCCGTCCCGGCTTTCCTCCTGTTTCAGGCTTTGAGAAGTTTTACCGATGGCATGTCGTTGACTAAACCTGCCATGGTTATTGGTTTTATTGGGTTATTATTGAACATCCCGTTGAACTGGATTTTCGTTTACGGCAAGTTTGGGGCGCCAGAACTGGGCGGTGTAGGTTGCGGTGTCGCAACCACGATCGTTTACTGGATCATGTTTGCGCTTCTTTTGTTCTACGTGATGACGTCTGAGCGATTAAAGAACATCAATATCTTCGCTGAATTCCATCCACCACAACTGAAAGCACAAATTCGTCTGTTTAAGCTTGGGTTTCCCGTTGCTGCAGCACTATTTTTTGAAGTGACGCTGTTTGCTGTTGTTGCACTGTTGGTGTCCCCACTCGGCCCAATTATTGTCGCAGCTCACCAAGTGGCGATTAACTTTTCTACGCTTGTCTTCATGTTGCCCATGAGCGTTGGTGCCGCTGTCAGTATTCGAGTCGGGCATAAATTGGGGGAAGAAAGTGTTGCAGGTGCTCGAGTAGCATCACGAGTTGGCATTATGGTCGGTACCGCAATGACCGTCGTGACAGCATTTCTAACTGTGGTATTCCGTGAGTTCGTCGCAGAGCTGTATACCAGCAACCAAGAAGTTATCAAACTAGCAATGCAACTCTTACTGCTCGCGGCCATTTATCAGTTTACTGATGCTATCCAGGTTATCGCGGCAGGTGCGTTACGTGGATATAAAGACATGCGCGCTATTTTTAATCGCACCTTCGTCGCTTATTGGATTTTCGGCTTACCGATGGGTTACATTCTAGGGCGTACTAATTGGATCGTTGAGCCAATGGGAGCACAAGGTTTCTGGATCGGTTTTATCATAGGCCTATCGACTGCCGCTCTGTTATTGGGTGTCAGACTACGCTGGATGCACCACCAAAAACCGGAAGTTCAGTTGAACTTTTCGGTCCAGTAA
- a CDS encoding riboflavin synthase subunit alpha encodes MFTGIVQGTATVVKIEKKERFQTHVIELDGSLLDGLEIGASVAQNGCCLTVTQIDGKHISFDLMQATLALTNLGLLDEGQEVNIERAAKFGDEIGGHNMSGHISLMATIFDVIDTPNNRTIWFELPNESMKYVLAKGYIGIDGCSLTIGEVEDNRFSVHLIPETLQRTLFGGRKVGDRVNIEFDPQTQAIVDTVERVLAAKQI; translated from the coding sequence ATGTTTACTGGAATAGTACAGGGCACGGCAACAGTCGTGAAGATTGAGAAGAAAGAGCGTTTTCAAACCCATGTCATCGAGTTAGATGGGTCCCTTCTTGACGGATTAGAAATAGGGGCTTCCGTAGCACAGAATGGGTGTTGCCTGACAGTCACTCAGATTGATGGAAAGCACATTAGTTTTGATTTGATGCAAGCAACGCTAGCATTAACTAATCTTGGCTTGCTAGATGAAGGGCAAGAAGTCAATATCGAACGAGCGGCCAAGTTCGGTGATGAAATCGGTGGCCACAATATGTCTGGTCATATTAGCTTAATGGCCACAATTTTTGATGTCATTGATACCCCAAACAACCGCACCATTTGGTTCGAGCTACCAAATGAATCAATGAAATATGTGTTGGCTAAAGGCTATATTGGCATCGATGGTTGCTCGTTGACGATTGGCGAGGTAGAAGACAACCGTTTCTCTGTACATTTGATTCCTGAAACGCTGCAAAGAACACTATTCGGCGGTAGGAAAGTGGGTGATCGCGTCAACATCGAGTTTGACCCGCAAACTCAAGCGATCGTCGATACTGTCGAACGCGTATTGGCAGCAAAACAAATTTAA
- a CDS encoding CPXCG motif-containing cysteine-rich protein produces MKNYTERHVKCPHCGHSIGITLDASNGDQEFYDDCPACCHAIHLNMHVDELNNKVELFVDDNYE; encoded by the coding sequence ATGAAAAACTATACTGAAAGGCACGTAAAATGTCCGCATTGTGGGCACTCAATAGGTATAACTTTAGACGCCAGTAATGGTGACCAAGAGTTTTATGATGACTGCCCGGCTTGTTGTCACGCGATTCACCTCAACATGCATGTGGATGAGCTGAATAACAAAGTAGAGCTGTTCGTAGATGATAACTACGAATAA